In the genome of Christensenella timonensis, one region contains:
- a CDS encoding peptidoglycan recognition protein family protein, which produces MFEYIKDYKLQFSGALTPRRTTKRILLHHTSGGDAETVAGIHAYHLSKGHKGIDYNICVERDGSVAWGRGLTYCGGSVNNSAAGTRCMNDDSVAIAALGDFEHNSMPDIQKEALKRVARDVARYYGLVEVKGHNEVAGRGYTDCPGRYFPLDEVRSYAAGSREEEKTQAAEPGVNVPELKRNLRLASPLMRGGDVQAAQGRLAYHKAQPGSIDGIYGEKTRAAAIRFQKARIAEGYDLGTDGADGVVGPKTWAILWQG; this is translated from the coding sequence ATGTTTGAATACATAAAGGATTACAAGCTGCAATTCAGCGGGGCGCTTACGCCCCGGCGGACGACAAAAAGGATCTTGCTGCACCATACGTCGGGCGGCGATGCGGAAACGGTGGCGGGCATCCATGCCTACCACCTGTCAAAGGGACACAAGGGGATCGACTACAACATTTGCGTGGAACGGGACGGCAGCGTGGCGTGGGGGCGCGGGCTTACGTATTGCGGCGGCTCGGTCAACAATTCGGCGGCGGGAACGCGGTGCATGAACGACGATTCCGTAGCGATTGCCGCGCTGGGGGATTTCGAGCACAACAGCATGCCGGATATACAAAAAGAAGCGCTCAAGCGTGTGGCGCGCGACGTAGCGCGGTATTACGGGCTGGTGGAGGTCAAGGGGCATAACGAGGTCGCGGGGCGCGGCTATACCGACTGTCCCGGCAGGTATTTCCCGCTCGACGAGGTGCGCTCGTATGCCGCGGGCAGCCGTGAAGAAGAAAAAACGCAGGCAGCGGAACCCGGAGTAAACGTCCCGGAGCTGAAACGCAACTTAAGGCTGGCGTCCCCGCTCATGCGCGGCGGCGACGTACAGGCTGCGCAGGGCCGCCTTGCATACCACAAGGCGCAGCCGGGCAGCATCGACGGGATATACGGCGAAAAAACAAGGGCCGCGGCCATACGCTTCCAAAAGGCGCGGATCGCCGAAGGGTACGACCTCGGGACGGACGGCGCGGACGGCGTGGTCGGGCCTAAGACATGGGCCATCTTATGGCAGGGATAA
- a CDS encoding tail fiber domain-containing protein has translation MQTLFASNVTGSAKRLKENIKPLTDEEAHKILTMLPVSFTWKKDSPFCGDSISFIADDVAEIDERFVYHSMDERGNRQVEGLQVNPFLAAYGLLLKEHEKRLEELQKKVEKFAALSNLLIEKGVCTQKEIDNL, from the coding sequence GTGCAAACATTGTTTGCGTCTAATGTAACAGGTTCGGCAAAACGATTAAAAGAGAACATTAAGCCTTTAACAGATGAGGAAGCGCACAAAATATTAACTATGCTACCCGTATCGTTCACGTGGAAAAAAGACAGCCCGTTTTGCGGCGATAGTATTTCCTTTATCGCCGACGATGTGGCAGAGATCGATGAACGGTTTGTGTACCACTCTATGGACGAAAGGGGCAATAGGCAGGTTGAGGGATTGCAAGTTAATCCATTTTTAGCAGCGTATGGATTATTACTGAAAGAGCATGAGAAAAGGCTTGAAGAATTGCAAAAAAAAGTTGAGAAATTCGCTGCTTTATCTAATTTATTGATTGAAAAGGGCGTGTGCACGCAAAAAGAGATCGACAATTTATAG
- a CDS encoding phage holin, protein MKNINWKVRVQSGAFWVGVIGLILTLLYYIFDLVGFIPAYSQEQVVNVVMMVVQILSFIGIVTDPTTKGVSDSEQAMGYEKPKE, encoded by the coding sequence ATGAAAAATATTAATTGGAAGGTAAGGGTACAAAGCGGGGCGTTTTGGGTAGGCGTGATTGGCCTTATACTGACACTACTGTACTACATTTTTGATCTTGTGGGGTTTATTCCCGCGTATTCGCAAGAGCAGGTCGTCAACGTGGTCATGATGGTGGTGCAAATCCTGTCCTTTATTGGGATCGTCACCGACCCGACGACCAAGGGCGTTTCGGACAGCGAGCAGGCGATGGGGTACGAAAAACCGAAGGAGTGA
- a CDS encoding M48 family metallopeptidase gives MKISLSDGSLVQVSISKKTMKNIRLRVCRDGRVCVSAPYGTAESRIYEFVNSKKGWIESHIRNFQKAENTNTVQFLGSEYSFEVVKDRRTGVALNGNSITVFCTDPEKHKEVVESWWKQQAAETFAGYVDKWYPLVCGDDGRKPVVKVRKMQTLWGSCTSKERTIRLNYYLMCASAECIEYVVLHELIHLVHPNHGPEFRAFLVEHMPDWKERKTKLEQECSGLRMV, from the coding sequence ATGAAAATCAGTTTATCAGACGGGAGCCTGGTTCAGGTCTCAATCAGTAAAAAAACCATGAAAAACATCCGGCTGCGCGTGTGCCGCGACGGCCGCGTGTGCGTGAGCGCGCCCTACGGGACGGCGGAATCGCGCATCTATGAGTTCGTCAATTCCAAAAAAGGCTGGATCGAAAGCCATATCCGGAATTTCCAGAAGGCCGAGAATACGAATACGGTACAGTTTTTGGGCAGCGAATATTCGTTCGAGGTCGTGAAAGACCGGCGGACGGGCGTCGCCCTCAACGGCAACAGCATCACTGTTTTTTGCACCGATCCTGAAAAACACAAGGAAGTCGTGGAAAGCTGGTGGAAGCAGCAGGCCGCGGAGACCTTTGCCGGGTATGTGGACAAGTGGTATCCCCTCGTATGCGGGGACGACGGCCGCAAACCCGTGGTAAAGGTGCGCAAGATGCAGACCCTGTGGGGCAGCTGCACCAGCAAGGAACGCACCATCCGCCTCAACTATTACCTGATGTGCGCGTCGGCGGAATGTATCGAATATGTCGTGCTGCACGAGCTCATACACCTGGTGCATCCCAATCACGGGCCCGAGTTCCGCGCTTTTTTGGTGGAGCATATGCCCGATTGGAAGGAACGCAAGACAAAACTGGAACAGGAATGCTCCGGCCTGCGCATGGTTTGA